A window of Rosa rugosa chromosome 7, drRosRugo1.1, whole genome shotgun sequence genomic DNA:
TTATTATATTTtcttgttctcctcctcacgtgagttgcAGTCGaggctcctcctcacttactttgtgtttatGGGTCGAAGTCGAGGATAGGGCCTGGGAGCGGACCCGACCCGAGCTTGGGAGGCTCCTTTATAGTATGGTGATGTTCGCCTTCCccatattaattgtttattttaaccagcggggctggattattttctttcttatgCTCCTTTCGaagttaagaaaataaatttttctAAATCTTGCATGCATcggaatttttttattttttttcaaagttaAACTGTGGAAAAGTGTAATAATTATTCCTTTTTGTCCTTCTGTAATAATTATTaactttttgtccactcacgctaacgtttttaaaTGCTTTCCCCCTAGGCCCTTCGGTTTCCAATGCCCAGTTCACAGCGTTACTGCTCGGCGCATTAGGAGTGtgccatagtgaccgcatctGCTTCCGTCATCTCATATCGTAGGTTACCTGTTTAACCTACtgaactttatatcaatttatgttttagattgctctgattactatggGAATTGTGACCCAGACTTGTACTAAATAATATTTGGGGTTCATAACCTAACTTTGATGaatttttgtatttaattatgGAGTTTTGTTGGACTTTAAGTATATgaagtattattattattattatttttgattGTGAGGTGGTTTGGAATATGgtagcagggtggctccaggagtttacGGTTAGGTTATTAGAAGTGTTTTTGGATTCTTACAGGTTTGGgttgcctacttttaggggaggttTTGCCGAATTTTTCGGTAAAATCTTCTTTAAAAGTGgatcccgcagggccacttcggatttcagggtggaATTTGGGGCGAGCCCTGTCAATGCTGTATTATGACATTCAGCAACAAATGTAGATCCTGTCTAATATCATCAATAATCCCTTCATTAGACACATGAGTGAACTGTGTATCAGTAATGACCTCCATGCAATCTGTTTCTATGACCACATCGCTAATCTGCAACATTTTTACCACTTTCAGCCCTGCTTTTATGGCATACAGTTCAGCTTGTTTGGCTGAGGTAACTGAGTGAACAGGAACTGTAAAAGCAGCTTTGAAGTTTCCTGTATTATCCCTCATAATGCCTCCAGCTCCACCATGAGTGACTTGAGGCAGAAAACTGCCATCAACATTAAGCTTCCACCTGTTTTGAGTTGCCGGTTGCcagattttcttcctcttcggttGGTGTGTGCTTGACTAAAATCTTCTAGCCATTTTAACGAACTGAGAGCCAACTCATCTGTAGATTGAGTTGTGTTCTGCCAAAGCATATTATTCATGTTTTTCCATAAGGCCCAAAGCACCATCATGAGTTTTGCAAAGACTTCTTGCTTAAGCTTCAAGGCATGATCTAGAATCCACTCCTTGAAGTCGATGTTAGGCAGCAAACTCCTTCCCAAATGAATCGGTGCTACAGTCAATGCTTGGACAGCAGTAAGGCATTTACAGAAGATGTGAGCAGTGTCTTCATAGGCATGGGAACATAGAAGGCAATGCATGCAACCTGTATAACCTTTAGTAGAGAGCTTAGGCCTTGTAGGTAACAAGTTTGAGCAAGCAAGAGCCAAAAAGGGCTAAGCTCTCTAGAATCTTTCTATACTGAAAACATTCTGCATTTGTAGCAGAGCCAAAAAGTATACTCATCTGTAAAGAAACGATGGTGCAGAGTAGAAGGCATGGGGGTACATGGTAAGGCCATGAATGGTATGTTGGTGTACTGCCTGTGAGATCAGTGCTGACAATCATTCACTACACAATATAAACATATATGGTGATAATGGATCACCCTGTCTAATATGTCTAGTAGGTGTGATCAAAGGCGAAGGCTCACCATAcattagtatagaataagcaaCAGATGATACATATTTCGTAATAATTTGTATCCATTGAGAAGCAAAACCTAGCTTTGTCAGGATAGCATAAATAAAGGACCAATCAAGCCTGTCATACGCTTTACTTATACGCTTTACTTATATCAAGCTTTAAAGAGAAGAAACCTGCTTACTAATGTCTCAGTTTGTGCATGAAGTGTGCTGCTTCGTTTGCCACCAAAGTGTTATCAGAAATCAGGCCACCTAGGACATAAGCACTCTGTAAAGGAGACACAATTTCAGGCAGCCAAACTTTGAGCCTGTTTGCCATAACTTTGGAGCTAATTCTGCAAATGACATTGCATATGAGGCCAACGGGTCGGAAATGCATGGCTTCTTTGGGATTCTGGATTTTAGGTATCAAACACAGATATGTATAGTTTGACTCCGGCCACATTTCACCTCTTTCAACGAGATTCCTGACTGCTAAACATACATCGTCACTGACAATATCCTAGTATTTTTGGTAGAAAAAGGGAGACATACCATCAGGGCCATGACTTTTTGATGGATGCATTTGGAAAAGGGCTTTGTTGATTTCCTCATTTGTATATGAGGCCAACAATGCTTCATTCATTTGTTGGCACACGACAAGGAGTAGTAGCAATAACAGTTTCAATTGCCACTAGATTTACTTGTTATGCTGAGAAGTTGTTCTGAAAATACTCCATTAGAAGTCGTTGTATCTCTTGTGGTTCAGTTTGCCAAAGATTGTTCTCATCTAGCAACCCTTTTATGCGATTTCGACTTTTTCTATTACTTGCTTTCCGGTGGAAGTAAGCAGTATTTCTGTTACCTTCCTTCAACCACAAGGCTCGAGACCTTTGTTTCCAATACTTCTCTTTCAAGGACAACAATTGACTATATTGAACATGAAGCTTTCTCTGCTCTTCGTAGAGTTGTAAGGAGTGAGGTTTCCTCATCAAGTTATTTAGCTTCTCCTGGATCACTCTCATTTAAGTTTGTTATTGATTGTAATCATTACGATGCCACACACTCAACTTGTCTCCCAGAGCCTTTGGTTTGCTTCCAATCTGTTGCAATGCATTACCAAAGGTGGGCATTGCCCATTCCTGCTTAATGATCTTTCTACATTCTTCCCAGCCAAACCAACATTCCCCAAAGCGAAATGGTCTATTGACTTTTCTTCGAATTTGTTTCTCActaaatgctttaatgagtaatGGGCAGTGATCTGACTCAGAGGGATTGAGTGTGATACTCTGTTATATGGAAACCGGTCACGCCATTGAATATTCTGAAAACCCCGATCAAgtctttcttttgtatatttgtttgacCACGTAAACTTACTTCCCACATAACCCATATCAATGAGTCCACATGAAGTCATTGTGAGTTTGAACTTGGTCATTGCTGCTAAAGCTCGTGGGAGTCCTCCAGATTTATCTTTGTGCACAAAACTTCATTAAAGTCCCCCGCCATCAACCATGACAGAAGACAATTTTGTGCCACTAGGGTTTTGATTAGTTGCCAAGTGCGCTTTCTTCCCCCTCGTGCAGCAACGCCATATATAGCAGTAAATCTCCATAGATCAGTGCCCGGTTTGCCAATCGCTGCATCAATATGATTGGGAGAGTGACTGCGCACATCGACGTGAGTTTTCATACGTCCAAATGATGGCTAGCCCTTGGGAGTCTTGTTCATGTGGGAACCAGAAGCAGTCTTTGAAGCCCAGCCTATGTGTGATCGACTCAATGGTAGTCTTTTGTGCTAGGGTTTATGAAAGGAATATTAAGGTAGGTTTCTTCGCAAGCACAATATCTACTAAGGCTCTTTGTGTTTCACTATTCACTATTTGTCTGCAGTTCCGGAGCAAGATATTGCCTTGAAGCATAGCGGAGGCGATTGCTCGTTGAAAAAGTTGCAGCGTTTCTGTGGCAGCGCACAGAGGAGGCGGCGATGCCTAGGGGTGGGCTCGCGAAAccgaaaaccaaaaaaaaaacacaccgATACCCGAACCGCAGCCGAAAAAAACCTCAcagaaaaaaaccgcaccgaacagGAAAAAACTGCACCGCACCGAAtctgttcggttcggttttcagtTTCGGCCCGGttgaaaccgaaccgaaccgcaaaCTGAAACACTGTTCACTTACTACAAAACGACGTCATTTTTTATTAGGGTTTGGAGACCAACTTACCTCGCTAGAGTCGGCTTGCCTCGAGTCGAATCCTCATTTCCTCTGTTCCTCAGCCTAAACTCTCTCGGCCCCGACTTTTTCCTCATCTCTCAGTTGAATCCTCGCCACCACCGGACGCCGCCAATCAATTCCGGCGACACAAAGACGGGAACTCAGGAAGACAGGAACTCACAGCAGCTTTCCATCTCTCTTTCCATCGGTAAGGTTAGTCAAAGTGTCGAACTCCATCTTTGATTTTCACCGATCTGAGATTCTGAGCTAGTTGATCTCCAATCCGTCTTTGATTTTCACCGATTTGTGTGTAGCTAGTAGTTCCCGATTCATTTTGCTTCTCCTCAACCTCAAGTCTTCAGTGACTCACGAATCTTCACCATGTTGTCTTCTTATTTCGTGTTTTTCGGCTTAAGAGATTGAAGAAGAGTCGGCTTCAGAGATTGAAGAATTCCAGGTTAGGTCTGATCCAAATTGAAAGGGTTTTCTTGATTTCGTAGATGGGGTTTCTTGATGGTTTTTGATCGATCTGGACATTCTCTTGTGCTATTATTGTTGTAGATTAGCTTGGAAGAGACTTACAGATTTGGGGCAAAGATCTACCCTGGCAGAGGCATCAAATTTATCTGGTTCGACTCTCAGGTAATAGAAAAGATTTGATTTAAAAGATCCGAGCTTTGTTGCCAAGGTATGTTTAAAAATGAAGGAATAGAAAGGATTTATGTTTAAAAGATGAGAGCTCTGTGTATTTGTATATATCtatagatctctctctctctgtttgatTCTAGTTGATATTAACAGTTATATTTCATGAAAACAGAGATGAAGGTGATGGTTGCATATTTGCTCGCTGTGTTGGGTGGCAAGACCAGCTCTCTTGCTGGGTACGCCaacttttcaatttttatgTCTCTTGTTCTTGTTAGCTAGTAGTTTATGGTGTAGTTAGttcattattttggtttttatgGTTTGGGTGCAGGGGTTAATTGAATGGAGCAGAGATTGGTTATTTGCAGTTCAGATAAAACGAAACCCACTACATCATCACCTCTGGATCTCTCTATTTCGTTTTCTGGTCAATTCGTTTATGGCTGTACTAAAATCAACAGAAGATAATGACCAAGTCCAAGAATTTCCTCAACAATCTCATCAAAACCTTCGAGTTCAGCTAAAGCAAAGGTAAAAAGCCAAACTTAGATTCCAGTTTCTTCAATTTCAGCTTCAAGATATGATCTTTTAAGattttgctctgttttgtttttttttgattgatcaTATGGCAATAACGAAGAGGACTTAGAGAGAATTGCCCAACAGGAACAGGTTCTCCAGTTTACAAGGTTAGATCCGATtgagtttttctttttggtacaTTTAGATCCGATTGAGTTTTGAGAACTGATGTAGACTTGTTCTGCTTTCTCTATTTTATATGTAATTGAGAATTTTTGCTCTATGTTATAAAGTTCCTACCTTCTCTATGTTcatatttaattttattaaatagGTTAGTTGGTGAAGAACTGGAATCAATTATAGACAAGGTGGTTTTGCTGGCAACATCACCTTTAATTGATTGCATTCATTAAGGATTTAGCATATTTATGTTTTGTTCATGATTCGGTGTGCACAACTGCACATGCAGATACATGTATTCTCTATTTGTTATGCCAAGATCAGCAACCTTTATTCTAGGGTTTGTTTGTGATGGGTATGGGTATTTCTGGGTATGGGTATTTCTGATGCCTTTGGCTATTCTAATGTGGTTTTTGTTAATTTCTATTTAATTTAAGGTTTTGATTTTCTGGGTGTTAATATTTTGATTTCGATCTTGGTTTTCATGcatgttgatgacttgattGCAATAGCAAAGcatgttgatgacttgatggTAATATCTGTTTTTCTCTTGGTATTTTACAGGATAGTTTCTTTGCTAGTTTTTGCTGGGATGGTGAATTACGATTGGACCTGGATTGGCTTCATACCCAATTGACACAATGCGCAgaaggatgatgacgatgtttgatatttattttcatattatttcaCTGTCTGGGTGTTTTGATTTAtggttcaaagttcaaacttgaATGATA
This region includes:
- the LOC133723269 gene encoding uncharacterized protein LOC133723269, whose amino-acid sequence is MVQSRRHGGTWVWRPTYLARVGLPRVESSFPLFLSLNSLGPDFFLISQLNPRHHRTPPINSGDTKTGTQEDRNSQQLSISLSIGKRLKKSRLQRLKNSRLAWKRLTDLGQRSTLAEASNLSGSTLRDEGDGCIFARCVGWQDQLSCWGLIEWSRDWLFAVQIKRNPLHHHLWISLFRFLVNSFMAVLKSTEDNDQVQEFPQQSHQNLRVQLKQRNRFSSLQGALAEITSISFETEEGCSFLFLFFTSFACVGGYWLMGCSFILFVIWKRLQWP